From the Vulpes lagopus strain Blue_001 chromosome 22, ASM1834538v1, whole genome shotgun sequence genome, one window contains:
- the IGFBP2 gene encoding insulin-like growth factor-binding protein 2 isoform X1 gives MPLLLPPPLLLLPLLLGAGGGRGARAEVLFRCPPCTPERLAACGPPPAAPPAAASGVAGGPGGPGGPGGPGVSGDARAPCAELVREPGCGCCSVCARLEGEACGVYTPRCAQGLRCYPHPGSELPLQALVLGEGTCEKRRDAEYGASPEQVADNGDEHSEGGLVENHVDGTVNLLGGGGGAGRKPLKSGMKELAVFREKVTEQHRQMGKGGKHHLGLDEPKKLRPPPARTPCQQELDQVLERISTMHLPDERGPLEHLYSLHIPNCDKHGLYNLKQCKMSLNGQRGECWCVNPNTGKLIQGAPTIRGDPECHLFYNEQQEARGVHSQRMQ, from the exons ATGCCGCTGCtcctgccgccgccgctgctgctgctgccgctgctgctgggcgcgggcgggggccgcggggcgcgcgCCGAGGTGCTGTTCCGCTGCCCGCCCTGCACGCCCGAGCGCCTGGCCGCCTGCGGGCCCCCgccggccgcgccgcccgccgccgcgtCGGGGGTggccggggggcccggggggccgggggggccgggggggcccgGGGTGTCCGGCGACGCCCGTGCGCCCTGCGCCGAGCTGGTCCGCGAGCCGGGCTGCGGCTGCTGCTCGGTGTGCGCGCGGCTGGAGGGCGAGGCGTGCGGCGTCTACACCCCGCGCTGCGCGCAGGGGCTGCGCTGCTACCCGCACCCGGGCTCCGAGCTGCCCCTGCAGGCGCTGGTCCTGGGCGAGGGCACTTGCGAGAAGCGCCGCGACGCCGAGTACGGCGCCAGCCCCGAGCAGGTTGCAG ACAACGGCGATGAGCACTCTGAAGGAGGTCTGGTTGAGAACCACGTGGATGGGACCGTGAACCTGTTAGGCGGCGGAGGTGGTGCTGGCAGGAAGCCCCTCAAGTCGGGCATGAAGGAGCTGGCCGTGTTCAGGGAGAAGGTCACCGAGCAGCACCGGCAGATGGGCAAGGGTGGCAAGCATCACCTGGGTCTGGACGAGCCCAAGAAGCTGCGGCCCCCACCTGCCAGG ACCCCCTGCCAGCAGGAATTGGACCAGGTCCTGGAGCGGATCTCCACCATGCACCTTCCGGATGAGCGGGGCCCTCTGGAGCACCTCTACTCCTTGCACATCCCCAACTGTGACAAGCACGGCCTGTATAACCTCAAACAG tgCAAGATGTCTCTGAATGGGCAGCGTGGGGAGTGCTGGTGCGTGAACCCCAACACTGGGAAGCTGATCCAGGGAGCCCCCACCATCCGGGGGGACCCCGAGTGTCACCTTTTCTACAACGAGCAGCAGGAGGCTCGTGGGGTACACAGCCAGCGGATGCAGTAA
- the IGFBP2 gene encoding insulin-like growth factor-binding protein 2 isoform X3: MLLPVEGDNGDEHSEGGLVENHVDGTVNLLGGGGGAGRKPLKSGMKELAVFREKVTEQHRQMGKGGKHHLGLDEPKKLRPPPARTPCQQELDQVLERISTMHLPDERGPLEHLYSLHIPNCDKHGLYNLKQCKMSLNGQRGECWCVNPNTGKLIQGAPTIRGDPECHLFYNEQQEARGVHSQRMQ; encoded by the exons ATGCTGTTACCTGTTGAAGGAG ACAACGGCGATGAGCACTCTGAAGGAGGTCTGGTTGAGAACCACGTGGATGGGACCGTGAACCTGTTAGGCGGCGGAGGTGGTGCTGGCAGGAAGCCCCTCAAGTCGGGCATGAAGGAGCTGGCCGTGTTCAGGGAGAAGGTCACCGAGCAGCACCGGCAGATGGGCAAGGGTGGCAAGCATCACCTGGGTCTGGACGAGCCCAAGAAGCTGCGGCCCCCACCTGCCAGG ACCCCCTGCCAGCAGGAATTGGACCAGGTCCTGGAGCGGATCTCCACCATGCACCTTCCGGATGAGCGGGGCCCTCTGGAGCACCTCTACTCCTTGCACATCCCCAACTGTGACAAGCACGGCCTGTATAACCTCAAACAG tgCAAGATGTCTCTGAATGGGCAGCGTGGGGAGTGCTGGTGCGTGAACCCCAACACTGGGAAGCTGATCCAGGGAGCCCCCACCATCCGGGGGGACCCCGAGTGTCACCTTTTCTACAACGAGCAGCAGGAGGCTCGTGGGGTACACAGCCAGCGGATGCAGTAA
- the IGFBP2 gene encoding insulin-like growth factor-binding protein 2 isoform X2 produces the protein MPQLATTHDNGDEHSEGGLVENHVDGTVNLLGGGGGAGRKPLKSGMKELAVFREKVTEQHRQMGKGGKHHLGLDEPKKLRPPPARTPCQQELDQVLERISTMHLPDERGPLEHLYSLHIPNCDKHGLYNLKQCKMSLNGQRGECWCVNPNTGKLIQGAPTIRGDPECHLFYNEQQEARGVHSQRMQ, from the exons ATGCCGCAGCTTGCAACCACCCACG ACAACGGCGATGAGCACTCTGAAGGAGGTCTGGTTGAGAACCACGTGGATGGGACCGTGAACCTGTTAGGCGGCGGAGGTGGTGCTGGCAGGAAGCCCCTCAAGTCGGGCATGAAGGAGCTGGCCGTGTTCAGGGAGAAGGTCACCGAGCAGCACCGGCAGATGGGCAAGGGTGGCAAGCATCACCTGGGTCTGGACGAGCCCAAGAAGCTGCGGCCCCCACCTGCCAGG ACCCCCTGCCAGCAGGAATTGGACCAGGTCCTGGAGCGGATCTCCACCATGCACCTTCCGGATGAGCGGGGCCCTCTGGAGCACCTCTACTCCTTGCACATCCCCAACTGTGACAAGCACGGCCTGTATAACCTCAAACAG tgCAAGATGTCTCTGAATGGGCAGCGTGGGGAGTGCTGGTGCGTGAACCCCAACACTGGGAAGCTGATCCAGGGAGCCCCCACCATCCGGGGGGACCCCGAGTGTCACCTTTTCTACAACGAGCAGCAGGAGGCTCGTGGGGTACACAGCCAGCGGATGCAGTAA